One stretch of Enoplosus armatus isolate fEnoArm2 chromosome 1, fEnoArm2.hap1, whole genome shotgun sequence DNA includes these proteins:
- the c1h16orf87 gene encoding UPF0547 protein C16orf87 homolog isoform X2: MSANKTKKVKMATKSCPECDQQIPVACKTCPCGFVFISRKLLNGKLNERSTPAIAEKQEKEVDIYASLSDEKAFVFSVALAEINRKILGQRLIL; this comes from the exons ATGTcggcaaataaaacaaagaaagtcaaaatGGCTACTAAATCTTGTCCTGAATGCGACCAACAg ATTCCCGTTGCGTGCAAGACCTGCCcatgtggttttgtgtttattagCAGAAAACTCCTAAATGGCAAATTAAATGAGCGCTCTACTCCAGCCATAGCAG agaaacaggagaaggaggtggatatttatgCCAGTCTGTCTGACGAGAAGGCCTTTGTGTTTTCCGTGGCCCTGGCTGAGATCAACCGCAAGATCCTGGGTCAAAGACTCATCTTGTAG
- the c1h16orf87 gene encoding UPF0547 protein C16orf87 homolog isoform X1, with the protein MSANKTKKVKMATKSCPECDQQIPVACKTCPCGFVFISRKLLNGKLNERSTPAIADKLDKRRRTERIRRERINSSLTNDMENRRRSRANSQSDPIRRGRGRPKTVGPKKQDEEKEKQEKEVDIYASLSDEKAFVFSVALAEINRKILGQRLIL; encoded by the exons ATGTcggcaaataaaacaaagaaagtcaaaatGGCTACTAAATCTTGTCCTGAATGCGACCAACAg ATTCCCGTTGCGTGCAAGACCTGCCcatgtggttttgtgtttattagCAGAAAACTCCTAAATGGCAAATTAAATGAGCGCTCTACTCCAGCCATAGCAG ACAAGCTGGACAAGCGGAGGAGGACAGAGCGCATTCGCAGAGAGAGGATCAACTCTTCTTTAACCAATGACATGGAGAACAGGAGAAGATCCCGGGCCAACAGCCAGTCGGATCCCATCCGGAGGGGCCGGGGCAGACCAAAAACAGTGGGGCCGAAGAAACAGGATGAGGAGAAAG agaaacaggagaaggaggtggatatttatgCCAGTCTGTCTGACGAGAAGGCCTTTGTGTTTTCCGTGGCCCTGGCTGAGATCAACCGCAAGATCCTGGGTCAAAGACTCATCTTGTAG